Proteins co-encoded in one Gemmatimonadota bacterium genomic window:
- a CDS encoding sigma-70 family RNA polymerase sigma factor, producing the protein MRTIVFLAYEESGMREDALTDEALVDAARDGSEDAFRALVERYEGRVASVVIRMLGNTPEAEDAGQETFIRFYRGLHIFRGQASVGTYLTRIAINLSLTELKKRRRRSIFVPFTPPGREQDAPELDFADPTASADYDDTADRIQDALSRLKPEFRSVIVLRLMEGYSTKETAEILGVPVGTVLSRLRRSQEKLKRMLISTNRELVHETV; encoded by the coding sequence ATGCGGACCATAGTGTTCCTGGCCTACGAGGAAAGCGGGATGAGGGAAGACGCCTTGACGGACGAAGCTCTGGTCGACGCCGCCCGCGATGGCAGCGAAGACGCCTTCCGCGCCCTGGTGGAACGATACGAAGGCCGCGTGGCGTCCGTGGTCATCCGCATGCTGGGGAATACGCCCGAAGCTGAGGACGCGGGGCAGGAGACTTTCATCCGGTTCTATCGAGGCTTGCATATCTTCCGCGGTCAGGCGTCGGTCGGCACCTACCTGACCCGGATCGCCATCAACCTGTCGCTCACCGAACTGAAGAAACGACGCCGCCGTTCGATCTTCGTCCCCTTCACACCGCCGGGCAGGGAACAGGACGCACCGGAGCTGGATTTTGCCGATCCGACGGCCAGCGCCGACTACGACGACACGGCCGATCGGATTCAAGATGCGCTGAGCCGGCTGAAGCCCGAATTCCGTTCCGTGATCGTACTCCGGCTGATGGAAGGCTACTCGACGAAAGAAACCGCCGAGATCCTGGGTGTGCCCGTCGGGACGGTACTGTCCCGACTGAGGAGGTCCCAGGAGAAACTGAAACGCATGCTCATTTCCACTAACAGGGAGCTTGTCCATGAAACGGTCTGA
- a CDS encoding outer membrane beta-barrel protein → MRVVCLAIACVFSPLLAEGQVNARLGGGPAMPIGDLADGTASVGSFLHGGLALPVDEGYFLLIEGHHSRFGIKDPAFSHSNEGSASDADRTLMGGNAGLLIEGIADPVGFYGHGGVGWVRAKGRPDRFTGRSDRTAAGEDADSGTSDHSFMFVFGLGVNLTVSDRVRLSLEARYNHARNVFDESAWWIPVTAFVVMRL, encoded by the coding sequence GTGCGTGTTGTTTGTCTGGCGATCGCGTGTGTGTTTTCGCCGTTGTTGGCCGAGGGCCAGGTGAATGCCAGGCTGGGCGGCGGCCCCGCCATGCCCATCGGTGACCTGGCGGACGGAACGGCCTCGGTAGGCTCTTTTCTGCACGGTGGCCTGGCCTTACCCGTCGATGAGGGTTACTTCCTGCTGATTGAGGGTCATCACAGCCGTTTCGGTATCAAAGACCCGGCGTTTTCTCATTCGAATGAGGGGTCGGCATCGGATGCCGACAGAACGCTGATGGGAGGCAATGCGGGTCTGTTGATCGAAGGAATCGCGGATCCCGTGGGATTCTATGGCCACGGGGGTGTGGGATGGGTCAGGGCCAAGGGCCGGCCCGATCGCTTCACGGGCCGATCCGATCGCACTGCCGCGGGTGAAGACGCGGACTCCGGTACCAGCGACCACTCGTTCATGTTCGTGTTCGGCCTGGGGGTCAACCTGACCGTCAGCGACCGCGTGAGGTTGTCCCTGGAGGCGAGGTACAACCATGCGCGCAATGTATTCGATGAAAGCGCCTGGTGGATACCCGTAACCGCCTTCGTGGTGATGCGACTGTAG
- a CDS encoding flavin reductase family protein, with amino-acid sequence MAFDQMEQRRIMGHFATGVTVVTTCYEDRPQGMTANAVASLSLDPPLILVSVDVKAQMNACLKASDCFAVNILTEEHEALSVRFAKHGPKDFSGIEYRTEVTGSPVIEQALAYVDCRVTNVLPGGDHDIFIGEIVAGDAGEGRPLVFYGGRYGKLSG; translated from the coding sequence ATGGCATTCGATCAAATGGAACAACGGCGGATCATGGGGCATTTCGCGACCGGTGTGACCGTCGTAACCACGTGCTACGAGGACAGGCCGCAGGGCATGACCGCCAACGCGGTGGCTTCCCTCTCCCTGGATCCCCCGCTCATCCTCGTATCGGTGGACGTCAAGGCCCAGATGAACGCCTGCCTCAAGGCCAGCGACTGCTTCGCCGTCAACATATTGACCGAAGAACACGAAGCGCTGTCCGTGCGGTTCGCAAAGCACGGTCCGAAGGACTTCTCAGGCATCGAATACCGGACCGAGGTTACGGGCTCGCCCGTTATCGAACAAGCGCTCGCCTACGTCGACTGCCGGGTCACCAATGTACTGCCGGGCGGAGATCACGACATCTTCATCGGCGAAATCGTGGCGGGTGACGCCGGTGAAGGGCGCCCACTGGTTTTCTACGGCGGCCGGTACGGAAAGCTCTCCGGCTGA
- the nrfD gene encoding polysulfide reductase NrfD, with protein sequence MQYGFIIDNRKCIGCHACTVACKAEHEVPLGVNRTWVKYIEKGTYPNTSRHFSVMRCNHCEDAPCVEICPVTALYTRKDGIVDFDPRRCIGCKGCMQACPYDALYIDPDTHTAAKCNYCAHRVDIGLEPACVNVCPEHAIISGDMDDGSTEIAQLLAKEQVTVRKIEKDTKPRLYYIDGDEASLTPGETATSDNYMWSSQSDGVGHFARYIEERTARADPEDMIRQLGGAGQDGRDGANGQEDQSERTGNGTGKDAAARRVYDAPDKGVLWGNDVAAYVWTKAISAGAFLLPFAASVFGYAIDPVLAWAGCTVALTFLVATTILLVSDLTQPKRFLYVLLRPQWKSWLVLGGYALTLYGLALTLWAAAMWTGRTGAAEIIGWITAALAVVTAVYTAFLFAQAKGRDFWQSPTLVLHMLLHAVLAGAAVFALVLLFVQHGEAWTAFVRNTLIVAIVLNLLVIASEMLTPHPTADARKAVQAIVRGRYRGYFWVLGIAVGNLAPVVLAWIGGGPMLAAAGAGVLIGLYATEYVWVRAPQDIPLS encoded by the coding sequence ATGCAATACGGTTTCATCATCGACAACAGGAAGTGCATCGGGTGCCACGCCTGCACCGTTGCGTGCAAGGCCGAGCACGAGGTGCCCCTCGGCGTCAACCGGACCTGGGTGAAGTACATCGAGAAAGGGACGTATCCGAACACATCGAGGCATTTCTCCGTCATGCGGTGCAACCACTGCGAGGACGCCCCCTGCGTGGAGATCTGCCCGGTGACGGCGCTGTACACCCGGAAGGACGGCATCGTCGATTTCGATCCGCGGCGGTGCATCGGATGCAAGGGTTGCATGCAGGCCTGTCCCTATGACGCCCTGTACATCGATCCGGACACCCACACGGCGGCCAAGTGCAACTACTGTGCCCACCGTGTGGACATCGGTCTCGAACCCGCCTGCGTGAACGTCTGCCCGGAACACGCCATCATCTCGGGCGACATGGACGATGGATCGACGGAGATCGCCCAGTTGCTCGCGAAGGAACAGGTGACGGTCCGAAAGATCGAGAAGGACACGAAGCCCCGTCTGTACTACATCGACGGCGACGAGGCCTCTTTGACGCCCGGGGAAACCGCGACGTCGGACAACTACATGTGGAGTTCACAGTCGGACGGCGTCGGCCATTTCGCCCGGTATATCGAGGAAAGAACCGCCAGGGCGGACCCGGAGGACATGATCCGGCAGCTTGGCGGCGCGGGACAGGACGGACGGGACGGGGCGAACGGCCAAGAAGATCAGAGCGAGCGGACCGGCAACGGTACCGGAAAAGACGCCGCGGCGCGCCGGGTCTACGATGCGCCGGACAAGGGCGTCCTGTGGGGCAACGACGTGGCGGCCTACGTGTGGACCAAGGCCATTTCGGCGGGGGCCTTCCTCCTCCCCTTCGCGGCCTCGGTCTTCGGGTATGCCATTGATCCCGTGCTCGCCTGGGCCGGCTGCACCGTGGCCCTGACGTTTCTCGTAGCCACGACGATCCTGCTCGTCAGTGACCTGACCCAGCCCAAACGTTTTCTCTACGTGCTGCTCCGTCCGCAGTGGAAGTCCTGGCTCGTACTCGGCGGCTACGCCCTGACCCTCTACGGCCTGGCGCTCACGCTCTGGGCCGCGGCCATGTGGACCGGACGAACCGGGGCGGCCGAAATCATCGGCTGGATCACGGCCGCGCTGGCGGTCGTCACGGCGGTCTATACGGCCTTTCTCTTCGCCCAGGCCAAGGGGCGGGATTTCTGGCAGAGCCCGACGCTGGTCCTGCACATGCTGCTCCACGCGGTACTGGCCGGCGCGGCGGTGTTCGCCCTGGTCCTGCTGTTCGTACAGCACGGCGAGGCGTGGACCGCCTTTGTGCGGAACACGTTGATCGTCGCCATCGTTCTGAACCTGCTGGTGATCGCGTCCGAGATGCTGACGCCCCATCCCACGGCAGACGCCCGGAAAGCCGTCCAGGCCATCGTCCGGGGCAGGTACCGGGGGTATTTCTGGGTGCTCGGTATCGCCGTCGGCAACCTGGCCCCCGTCGTACTGGCCTGGATCGGCGGCGGTCCGATGCTCGCCGCGGCGGGCGCGGGCGTGCTGATCGGTCTCTACGCGACGGAGTACGTATGGGTCAGGGCGCCGCAGGACATCCCGCTGAGCTGA
- a CDS encoding molybdopterin-dependent oxidoreductase has product MSIRHKPGLIESLAEKIGLIPNLHEEDGPDLPSLTEGGALTDYPPPDQWDDWVEYEAQDWPRQQPKRYMVVPTACFNCEAGCGMLSYVDKETMEVRKFEGNPYHPASRGRNCAKGPATINQIRDTDRILYPVRRSGARGSGEWERVSWDDALDDIAARIRERLQQGANNEIAYHVGRPGAEGYIDRVLKAWGVDGHNSHTNICSSGARFGYALWHFFDRPSPDHANARFILLISAHLESGHYFNPHAQRIIEGMMKGAKLAVMDPRLSNTASMADHWMPTYPGSEAAVLLAMANVILQDGLYDEKFMKIWVNWQTYLEKEHPDAPRTFERFVEALKAVYSEYTPEFAEQESGVPAAQIVEIAREIGRAGSRFATHNWRSAGSGNAGGWAVARCLHFLNVLTGSVGTEGGTSPSGWNKFKPNVFDHPPDQKFWNELHFPKEYPLSHYEMSFLLPHFLKEGRGKLAVYFTRVFNPVWTYPDGFTWVEALRDEEKVGLHAALTPTWNETAYFADYVLPMGHASERHDIISYETHSGTWIGFRQPVLREARRRMGDPVTFTYEANPGEVWEEDEFWIELSWRIDPDGSLGIRDHFISPYRPGEKITVDEYYQYIFDHVDGLPEAAAEEGLSTLDYMRKYGAFEVEKTAYAKHLKKLDDGTASGARVDPETDTLIADGKAVGVMVDGTPRAGFPTPSLKQEFYSQTMVDWGWPEYAIPTYIKSHVHPDELDRDNGEFPLVPTFRLPTLIHSRSGNAKWLNEISNRNPVWMHQQDADRMGITTGDLVRVTTEIGHFVDRVWVTEAMKPGVVACSHHLGRWRRKQDADGNRWSVNLVDIQEETGGKWRMKVMDGIRPYESADRDSSRIFWRDGGVHQNITFPVHPDPVSGMHCWHQKVRIEKAREEDAYGDVMVDTEKSFEVYREWLAQTRPAPGPGGLRRPLWLNRPLRPAEETYYLPE; this is encoded by the coding sequence ATGTCCATACGCCATAAACCGGGTTTGATCGAATCGCTGGCCGAAAAGATCGGTCTCATCCCCAACCTGCACGAAGAGGACGGACCGGATCTCCCGAGTCTGACCGAGGGCGGCGCGCTCACGGACTACCCGCCGCCGGACCAGTGGGACGACTGGGTGGAGTACGAGGCGCAGGACTGGCCGCGGCAGCAGCCCAAACGCTACATGGTGGTGCCCACGGCCTGCTTCAACTGCGAAGCCGGATGCGGCATGCTGAGCTACGTGGACAAGGAGACGATGGAGGTCCGCAAGTTCGAGGGCAATCCCTACCACCCGGCCAGCCGGGGACGGAACTGCGCCAAGGGCCCGGCGACCATCAACCAGATCCGCGACACCGACCGCATCCTCTATCCCGTGCGCCGCTCGGGTGCCCGGGGCAGCGGCGAGTGGGAACGGGTGTCCTGGGACGATGCGTTGGACGACATCGCCGCCCGGATCCGCGAACGCCTGCAGCAAGGCGCAAACAACGAGATCGCCTATCACGTGGGCCGGCCCGGTGCCGAGGGCTACATCGACCGGGTGCTCAAGGCCTGGGGCGTGGACGGGCACAACAGCCACACCAACATTTGTTCGTCGGGCGCCCGCTTCGGCTACGCCCTCTGGCACTTCTTCGACCGGCCGTCGCCGGACCACGCCAACGCGCGGTTCATCCTCCTCATCAGCGCCCACCTGGAATCGGGACACTACTTCAATCCCCACGCCCAGCGCATCATCGAGGGCATGATGAAGGGCGCGAAGCTCGCCGTCATGGACCCCAGGCTCTCCAACACGGCGAGCATGGCGGACCACTGGATGCCCACCTATCCGGGCAGCGAGGCCGCGGTGCTGCTGGCCATGGCCAACGTCATCCTGCAGGACGGTCTCTACGACGAGAAGTTCATGAAGATCTGGGTCAACTGGCAGACCTACCTGGAGAAGGAACACCCGGACGCGCCGCGCACCTTCGAGCGGTTCGTAGAGGCGCTCAAGGCCGTCTACAGCGAATACACCCCCGAGTTCGCCGAGCAGGAAAGCGGCGTGCCGGCGGCGCAGATCGTGGAGATCGCCCGGGAGATCGGCCGGGCGGGGTCGCGGTTCGCCACCCACAACTGGCGCAGCGCGGGCAGCGGCAACGCCGGCGGCTGGGCCGTGGCGCGGTGCCTTCACTTCCTGAACGTGCTCACGGGCAGCGTCGGCACGGAGGGCGGGACCTCACCGAGCGGGTGGAACAAGTTCAAGCCCAACGTCTTCGACCATCCCCCGGACCAGAAGTTCTGGAACGAACTGCATTTCCCGAAGGAATACCCCCTCTCCCATTACGAGATGAGCTTTCTCCTGCCCCATTTCCTGAAAGAGGGGCGCGGAAAGCTGGCCGTCTACTTCACCCGGGTGTTCAATCCCGTGTGGACGTACCCCGACGGGTTCACCTGGGTCGAGGCGCTGCGCGACGAAGAGAAGGTGGGGCTCCACGCGGCCCTGACCCCCACGTGGAACGAGACGGCCTATTTCGCCGACTACGTGCTGCCCATGGGCCATGCCAGCGAGCGCCACGACATCATCAGCTACGAGACCCACTCGGGCACCTGGATCGGGTTCCGCCAGCCCGTATTGCGCGAGGCGCGGCGGCGCATGGGCGATCCGGTCACGTTCACCTACGAGGCCAACCCGGGCGAGGTGTGGGAAGAGGACGAGTTCTGGATCGAACTGTCCTGGCGCATCGATCCCGACGGCAGTCTGGGGATCCGGGACCATTTCATATCACCCTACCGGCCCGGCGAGAAGATCACCGTCGACGAATACTACCAGTATATCTTCGACCACGTGGACGGGCTGCCCGAAGCCGCCGCGGAAGAGGGCCTGTCCACCCTGGACTACATGCGCAAGTACGGTGCCTTCGAGGTGGAGAAGACGGCCTACGCGAAGCACCTCAAGAAGCTGGATGACGGGACGGCATCGGGTGCCAGGGTCGATCCGGAGACGGATACTTTGATCGCCGACGGCAAGGCCGTGGGGGTCATGGTGGACGGGACGCCGCGGGCGGGCTTCCCCACGCCCTCGCTCAAGCAGGAGTTCTACTCCCAGACCATGGTGGACTGGGGCTGGCCGGAGTACGCCATTCCGACCTACATCAAGAGCCACGTGCACCCCGACGAGCTTGACCGTGACAATGGCGAGTTCCCGCTGGTGCCCACTTTCCGGTTACCCACGCTGATCCACTCCAGGTCGGGCAACGCCAAGTGGCTCAACGAGATCTCCAACCGCAACCCCGTGTGGATGCACCAGCAGGACGCCGACCGGATGGGCATCACCACGGGCGACCTGGTCCGGGTGACCACCGAGATCGGCCATTTCGTAGACCGCGTCTGGGTCACCGAGGCCATGAAGCCCGGCGTGGTCGCCTGCTCCCACCACCTGGGCCGGTGGCGGCGCAAGCAGGACGCGGATGGCAACCGCTGGTCGGTCAACCTGGTGGATATTCAGGAAGAAACCGGGGGCAAGTGGCGCATGAAAGTGATGGACGGCATCCGGCCCTACGAAAGCGCCGACCGCGACTCGTCCCGCATCTTCTGGCGGGACGGCGGCGTACACCAGAACATCACCTTCCCCGTGCACCCCGATCCCGTGAGCGGCATGCACTGCTGGCACCAGAAGGTCAGGATCGAAAAGGCCCGCGAGGAGGACGCCTACGGGGACGTGATGGTGGATACGGAGAAGTCCTTCGAGGTGTACCGCGAATGGCTGGCCCAGACGCGCCCCGCCCCCGGTCCGGGCGGACTGCGCCGGCCCCTCTGGCTCAACCGCCCCCTGCGTCCAGCGGAAGAGACGTACTACCTGCCTGAATAA
- a CDS encoding carbohydrate kinase, with amino-acid sequence MEKFRLTVVQTPATMAGTHKISRTVSPFRNFETTDRHVIVGLGELLWDMLPSGPQLGGATANFAYFASLLGEEGIVASRVGCDDLGDKAVDRIADLGLSTDAIQRDEVYPTGTVDVAIGPDGQPDFTINGDVAWEHMAWTPGWSALAKRADAVCFGTVSRHQAGSIGAVTAFLDDLRPSALRIFDVNLRQDRYSPALLHDSFQRVHIVKLNDEELRAVCALLDLGGDDLESMARQLREVYELEVVCVTRGAEGSLLVTASETVAHPGVPVDVVDTIGAGDAFTAVLASGYLRGVPLERVSEAANRLGAWVASQTGAMPAADEAVCSGVRNTLREA; translated from the coding sequence GTGGAGAAATTCAGACTGACGGTCGTTCAAACCCCGGCGACGATGGCGGGGACGCATAAAATCAGCCGGACGGTCAGTCCCTTCCGTAATTTCGAAACAACAGACCGCCACGTCATCGTCGGCCTGGGCGAGCTACTGTGGGACATGCTGCCCTCGGGTCCCCAGCTCGGCGGCGCCACGGCGAACTTCGCCTACTTCGCGTCGCTTCTGGGTGAGGAGGGCATCGTAGCGAGCCGGGTCGGGTGCGACGACCTGGGAGACAAGGCCGTGGACCGTATCGCCGATCTCGGCCTGTCCACCGACGCGATCCAGCGGGACGAAGTCTATCCCACCGGGACGGTCGACGTTGCCATCGGACCGGACGGGCAGCCCGATTTCACGATCAACGGCGATGTCGCGTGGGAGCACATGGCGTGGACGCCCGGCTGGTCTGCGCTGGCCAAACGGGCGGACGCAGTATGCTTTGGGACGGTGTCCCGTCACCAGGCTGGTTCGATCGGTGCGGTCACGGCGTTCCTCGATGATTTGAGACCCTCCGCTTTACGTATCTTCGACGTGAACCTTAGGCAGGACCGGTATTCCCCGGCCCTGCTGCACGATTCCTTCCAGCGTGTCCACATTGTCAAACTGAACGACGAGGAACTGCGCGCGGTCTGTGCCCTGCTGGACCTAGGGGGTGATGATCTCGAGTCCATGGCGCGACAGCTACGCGAGGTTTACGAGTTGGAAGTCGTCTGCGTCACTCGCGGCGCGGAAGGCAGCCTGCTGGTCACCGCGTCGGAGACCGTGGCCCACCCGGGCGTACCGGTCGACGTGGTGGATACCATCGGCGCCGGCGACGCCTTCACCGCGGTCCTGGCCAGCGGCTACCTGCGCGGCGTGCCGCTTGAACGCGTGAGTGAAGCCGCCAACCGGCTCGGCGCCTGGGTCGCGTCCCAGACCGGCGCCATGCCGGCGGCCGACGAGGCCGTGTGCTCCGGGGTCCGGAATACCCTCCGGGAAGCATAG
- a CDS encoding fumarylacetoacetate hydrolase family protein: MYRNLIAILVSSAFVTMLSACAATDEETAAPASETAGESDTAGDAETAGDAETAADADVLTTTLTPDSDRAAIVAHLLEAEQKKINTEAMAVNFPDMDRQTAYDIQADILAEKLKNEERVGWKIGFSRMPEDPATLDPIYGHIMASNVFEPGTPVEAASFVADTAVVEGEFAFLIGEDLPGPDLTREQVGDAVTAVVGVIELLSTWTNGTEENPSTRDHDVTGNVFHVGIILGETRVPLSEMDFTKETATAAIDGEERASALATMNMGVDPLEALTWLANELTTYSDEYLRAGDVVITGTVFPPPRMGAGSKAVMSYTTLGTIEVELK, translated from the coding sequence ATGTACAGGAATCTGATTGCAATACTCGTAAGCAGCGCATTCGTGACCATGTTGTCGGCCTGCGCGGCTACGGATGAGGAAACGGCAGCGCCCGCGTCCGAAACCGCGGGCGAGTCCGATACCGCGGGCGACGCTGAAACCGCGGGCGACGCTGAAACCGCGGCCGACGCCGACGTCCTCACCACGACCCTGACGCCTGACTCGGACCGGGCCGCTATCGTCGCCCACCTGCTGGAGGCGGAGCAGAAGAAGATCAACACCGAGGCCATGGCGGTCAACTTCCCCGACATGGACAGGCAGACCGCCTACGACATCCAGGCGGACATTCTGGCTGAGAAACTGAAGAATGAAGAGCGCGTCGGCTGGAAGATCGGCTTCTCCCGAATGCCCGAGGACCCGGCCACGCTGGATCCCATTTACGGTCATATCATGGCGTCGAACGTGTTCGAACCCGGGACGCCCGTGGAAGCCGCGTCCTTCGTGGCTGACACGGCGGTCGTGGAAGGCGAGTTCGCCTTCTTGATCGGCGAGGATCTTCCCGGTCCCGATTTGACCCGTGAGCAGGTCGGCGATGCCGTCACCGCGGTGGTCGGCGTGATCGAACTGCTTTCCACGTGGACGAACGGTACCGAGGAGAATCCGTCCACCCGTGACCATGATGTCACGGGCAACGTGTTCCACGTGGGCATCATCCTGGGTGAGACGCGCGTGCCGCTCTCCGAGATGGATTTCACGAAAGAAACCGCGACCGCGGCGATTGACGGCGAGGAAAGGGCCTCCGCGCTGGCCACCATGAACATGGGCGTGGACCCCCTGGAGGCGCTGACCTGGCTGGCCAACGAGTTGACCACCTACAGCGACGAGTACCTCCGGGCGGGGGACGTGGTAATCACCGGAACGGTCTTCCCGCCGCCCCGCATGGGCGCCGGCAGCAAGGCCGTGATGAGCTACACGACCCTCGGCACGATCGAGGTGGAACTAAAGTAA
- a CDS encoding peptidase M42 codes for MSADDHLVSLLQELVHARGPSGQEDEVRAVCERELQSLCDETWIDAAGNVIGLLKGDSPDAPVVRVMAHLDELALVVKRVNEDGTLRVNPLGGIYPANYGQGPVEILADDGIVPGVLSVGPQHTTADSARIWETKAKGGNVAMDWNHVYVFTRRTAEQLKEVGVHAGTRVVIAQSRRAFWEIEDCIGGYFMDNRAAIAIAIGAAVSLRDLDIRPAGDAYLVMTTCEEIGGHGAAYASRTLPGEISLAVDSGPACKEYGVALTDEPIVVYGDGRGLYDKAVADRLLACGRALDMEPQCAYWQSYASDATMAKSVGQTPQAGLLCIPTENTHGFEIIPRNSLVQCAALLAAYLVNPE; via the coding sequence ATGTCCGCCGACGACCACCTCGTTTCATTGCTCCAGGAACTCGTTCACGCCCGGGGGCCGTCAGGCCAGGAAGACGAGGTGCGGGCGGTCTGTGAACGGGAACTGCAGTCCCTGTGCGACGAGACCTGGATCGACGCCGCCGGCAACGTCATCGGCCTGCTGAAGGGCGACTCGCCGGACGCCCCGGTGGTCCGCGTGATGGCCCACCTGGACGAACTGGCCCTGGTCGTCAAGCGCGTCAACGAAGACGGCACGCTCCGGGTCAATCCCCTCGGGGGCATCTATCCCGCCAACTACGGGCAGGGACCCGTGGAGATCCTTGCCGACGACGGCATCGTTCCGGGCGTCCTGTCCGTCGGACCGCAGCACACGACGGCCGATTCCGCGCGGATCTGGGAGACCAAGGCCAAGGGCGGCAACGTGGCCATGGACTGGAACCACGTGTACGTCTTCACACGCCGGACGGCGGAGCAGCTCAAGGAGGTGGGGGTTCACGCCGGTACGCGGGTCGTCATCGCCCAATCGCGTCGCGCGTTCTGGGAGATCGAAGACTGCATCGGCGGGTATTTCATGGACAACCGGGCGGCGATCGCCATCGCTATCGGTGCGGCCGTGAGCCTGAGGGACCTCGACATCCGGCCCGCGGGCGATGCCTACCTCGTTATGACCACCTGCGAGGAGATCGGCGGCCACGGCGCCGCCTATGCCTCGCGGACCCTGCCCGGCGAGATCTCCCTGGCCGTGGATTCCGGTCCTGCCTGCAAGGAATACGGCGTGGCGCTCACGGATGAGCCCATTGTCGTCTACGGCGACGGGCGGGGACTCTACGACAAGGCCGTCGCGGACCGTCTGCTGGCGTGCGGACGCGCGCTGGACATGGAGCCCCAGTGCGCGTACTGGCAGAGCTACGCCTCGGACGCCACCATGGCCAAGTCCGTGGGGCAGACGCCCCAGGCCGGCCTGCTGTGCATCCCTACGGAGAACACCCACGGATTCGAGATCATCCCCCGCAACAGTCTGGTCCAGTGCGCCGCCCTGCTGGCGGCCTACCTGGTAAATCCGGAGTAA
- a CDS encoding enolase — translation MALKVTNVERFTVTVPFTQGQRPMAERTVYNWSVFELCKVTTDAGLVGWGETIVHYTHARVTDESVQRVMGKSPADFMQDDTIGAGLQMALYDVVGKALEVPCHKLLGSKARDWVPISWWSNEGPPDDWVRQVRDAVDHGYTTIKLKQRPWHDIHEQMTAIDANVPRHFKVDLDANGSMHNAAAAMPVMRGLERFDIVAMFETPIPQTDLLGNRQLRQVISRPIAMHFGSPPYTTAIREAVCDGFVVSGGATRVIYQGILSAEANMPFWLQMVGNGLTTTWAAHLGAVLTHATWPAITCINLYRHHLLKNPIEVVGGFHRVPDGPGLGVEVDEEAMHGFLVPDDVMRPFRDRDEPYDFARPRFIRTAVFPDGHRVHFGNIRHGWELEAYTPGIRTEYWREDGTAEFEDLWRRTRESPVTER, via the coding sequence ATGGCCCTGAAAGTCACCAACGTGGAACGCTTCACCGTCACCGTGCCGTTCACGCAGGGACAGCGGCCCATGGCGGAGCGGACGGTATACAACTGGTCCGTGTTCGAACTGTGCAAGGTCACCACCGACGCCGGCCTCGTGGGCTGGGGCGAGACCATCGTCCACTACACCCACGCGCGGGTGACCGACGAGAGCGTGCAGCGCGTCATGGGAAAGAGCCCGGCGGACTTCATGCAGGACGATACCATCGGCGCCGGGCTGCAGATGGCCCTGTACGACGTGGTCGGCAAGGCGCTCGAGGTCCCCTGTCACAAGCTGCTGGGCAGCAAGGCGCGGGACTGGGTCCCCATATCCTGGTGGTCCAACGAGGGGCCGCCGGACGACTGGGTCCGCCAGGTCCGGGACGCCGTGGACCACGGGTACACGACCATCAAGCTCAAACAACGGCCGTGGCACGACATCCACGAACAGATGACGGCGATCGACGCCAACGTGCCGCGCCACTTCAAAGTGGACCTCGACGCCAACGGTTCCATGCACAACGCGGCCGCGGCCATGCCTGTCATGCGCGGCCTGGAGCGCTTCGACATCGTGGCCATGTTCGAGACGCCCATCCCGCAGACCGACCTCCTGGGGAACCGCCAGTTGCGGCAGGTCATCAGCCGTCCCATCGCCATGCATTTCGGTTCGCCGCCCTACACCACGGCGATCCGCGAGGCGGTCTGCGACGGTTTCGTCGTCAGCGGCGGCGCCACGCGGGTAATCTATCAGGGCATCCTCAGCGCGGAGGCCAACATGCCCTTCTGGCTCCAGATGGTCGGCAACGGACTCACCACCACCTGGGCCGCCCATCTCGGCGCCGTGCTCACCCACGCCACCTGGCCCGCCATCACCTGCATCAATCTGTACCGCCACCACCTGCTGAAAAACCCCATCGAGGTCGTGGGCGGCTTCCACCGCGTCCCAGACGGACCCGGGCTGGGCGTCGAAGTGGACGAAGAGGCCATGCACGGCTTTCTCGTCCCCGATGACGTGATGCGACCCTTCCGCGACCGGGACGAACCCTACGATTTTGCCAGGCCGCGATTCATCCGCACGGCGGTGTTTCCCGACGGGCATCGCGTCCATTTCGGGAACATCCGCCATGGGTGGGAGCTGGAGGCCTATACGCCCGGCATCCGAACCGAATACTGGCGGGAGGACGGCACCGCGGAGTTCGAGGACCTGTGGCGCCGCACCCGGGAGTCACCGGTTACCGAGCGTTGA